The region TGAAATTAATGAACTTGAAATCAATCCAAATCCTGCAGGAGAGGATTTTAATCTAAGTTGGCATTCAGAAAGAATTCAGGATGCTCAGATTAACATTATCAACATGCAAGGTGAATTGATCAGAAATTATAAGATCAAAATGGCAAGTGGCAAAAATTCTCTGTCAATAAATGGAAGTGAGATCTTAGCCGGTGTATATTTTGTACAAATCAATACAAAAAATAAAGTAGTCTTTAAAAAATTAATCCTTCAGCGATAAGCAAGTTTTTATTTTTATTTCAAAAACTACTTTTGGTTTAGGCATACTTCATTAATTAAATGCTTTTTCAACCAGTTCGATGAGCTGGGCGTCGTGTACTTTTTTATATCCTACAGCTGTGGATGCACTGGCTGGGCGGGATACATAATTGAGGTGACCAAAATTCCAATGAGTCCTGATGTGATTTGCTGCACCCATGTTGGCAGGTTCTTCCTGTACCCAGGTACATGAAGCTTTAGGAAAATCATTTAGTAAATTCTTTAGTTGTTGCTCAGGGAAAGGATAAAGTTGTTCTATGCGAACGATCACTACATCTTCAATATTATTATTGAGTTGATAAGCATTAAGATCATAAAAAACTTGTCCCGAACAAAGCAATAATTTTCTCACTACTTTTCTGTTTTTTAACTCAGGGATAATCAATTCCTTAAAACAGCTGTTATCCAGGAATTCGTCCTGACCGGAAATACATTTTGGATGTCTGAACAAAGATTTGGGTGACATCACAATTAATGGTTTTCTGAAATCAAAATTCAATTGTCTTCGCAACAAATGAAAATAGTTGGCCGGTGTGGAAACATTGGCCACAATGATGTTAAGCTCGGCGGCAGCTTGAAGATATCTTTCTAATCTACCTGAGCTATGCTCCGGCCCCTGACCATCATATCCATGCGGTAACAAGAGAACCAACCCACTCATCCTGTTCCACTTTACTTCTGCAGTAGCAATGTACTGGTCAAAAATCACCTGGGCACCATTGGCAAAGTCTCCAAACTGCGCTTCCCAAATTACGAGATGATTTGGTGTAGCCAAAGAATATCCATATTCAAAACCAAGCACTGCAAATTCAGACAAAAGCGAATTATAAATAAAAAACTTTCCTTGTTGATCCGAAATTGAAGAAAGTCTGTTGTATTCTGTGTTGTTCTCTTCATCAAACAATACCGCGTGACGGTGTGAAAAGGTACCACGCTTTACATCCTGGCCACTTAACCTTACATTCTTCCCTTCATCTAATAAACTTGCATAGGCCATAAGTTCTGCAGTAGCCCAGTCAAACTGATTTTGGTCGGTCATTTTTTTCCAGGATGCAATCAAGCGGTTTACTTTTGGCAACACTTTGAAATTATCCGGAGTAGATAACAATTTATCCAATAGAAAATTAAATTTTTCAACTGAAATACCGGTGATTGGATTGCGTTCAAAATCACTTGCAGTGACCCTTTTACGCAAGGCCCTCCAGGCCATTTCGGGTTCCTGATAACTATAGGGCAAAGGGTTTTGCTTTACCTGATCGAGCCTTTCCTGAAGCAGATTCCAAAAGTTTCTTTCCATTTCTTCGGCAAGCTTTTTCTCCACTTCTCCCCTGCTGCTTAAAATGGAAATGTACAGGTCGCGGACATTGGGATGGTTTTGTATGATTTCATACATCGCTGGCTGGGTAAATTTAGGATCATCCCCCTCATTGTGCCCATGACGACGATAACAGACCATGTCAATAAAAACATCTGCGTTGAATTCCTGACGATAGGCGATTGCCAACTCCGAAACATATACCACCGCCTCAGGGTCATCTCCATTCACATGAAAAACAGGAGCTTGCACGAGACTGGCCACACTGGTAGAATAAGTCGATGATCTTGCATCGTCAAAATCAGTGGTAAAGCCTATTTGATTGTTGATGACAAAATGTATCGTTCCTCCTGTATAAAAGCCTTCCAGTTGAGACATCTGCAAAGTCTCATAAACAATACCCTGGCCTGCTACTGCTGCATCTCCGTGAATCAGAATGGGTAAAATCTTATCATAATCTGATTGATACAAAAGATCAGCCTTGGCACGGGAAAGCCCTTCTACCACAGGATCCACAGATTCAAGATGAGAAGGGTTAGGTGCCAATTTAAGTTGAACCAATTTACCTGAGGGCGATTGGATTTGGGATGATAAGCCCAAATGATATTTCACATCTCCGGAACCAAAACTGAGATCTGGCACAGCTGTTCCTTCAAACTCGCTGAAGATCTGATCGTAAGTTTTGCCCATAATGTTGGCAAGTACATTCAGCCTTCCCCGATGAGCCATTCCAATTACCACTTCCTCCACTCCTAGGTCTGCTCCGTTATTAATCAAGGTGTCCAAAGCCGGTATGGTACACTCTCCACCTTCCAGTGAAAATCTTTTTTGTCCTACATATTTTGTGTGAAGGAATTTTTCAAATATAACAGAACCATTCAAACGCTCCAATATCCGCTTCTTCTGCTCCAGACTTAGGCCATAATCCGCAACCGGAACCTTAAAGGACTCTAGCTTATTTTGAAGCCACATTCTTCTTTCACGGTCTTCAATATGGGCAATCTCAAATCCTATTTTACCACAATAGATACTTTTAAGGCGCTCAAGGATATCTTGCAAGGGTGCATTTGCCATACCCACTTCTTGCCCTGCTTGTGATCGATGGTTCAAGTCCGCATCGGTCAATCCATAATCCTGAAGACTCAGATGAGCCTTGCGATCCCTACGAGTTCTGATGGGGTTGGTATCTGAAAGTAAATGTCCTCGGTTTCTAAAACCATGTATCAATGAAATAATGGCCAGTTCTTTACCAATTTCGTATCCATTCGAAGTAGAAGTTGAAATGCCATTTTCCTGTCGACCTAATTCAAATCCTTTAAAAAACTGAGCCCAATCGGCTTCTACAGAATTTGGGTCTGATTTCCAGGTCAGATATAAATTTTCAAGAAATGCCGGATGCGCATTGGCCAAAAACGAATAGTCTTTCATGATTTTGCAATTTGCTAAATAGAGTGAAATGTACCCTTAGATCAACTCTTGCAAAAAACATAAAAACTTACGGCTTGTTCATTGATTCAGAACAAGATTATCATAAACTCAATTTTTAGGAGCCTTTGCAGACAAACCGGTGGTACATTCATACACATGCGTATCAAAATCTGTCCATACTGGTTTTTTACCATATTGCTTGATTATCTCGGGGCAATCATTGAACAATGCAGGAAAAGCATCTGAATAATCTTTCTTTTTAAGTTTATAAGCCGAAGCTTCACCAACTTTAATAAAATAAGATTTATCATCTCCTCCCGCCACAGTGAATCCGCCAATGCCTACCGAAGCTGTTTCAGCTGCTTGTGGATCGTGAAAAACCAATATCTTTTCTGAAAAACCGGGATTTACCACCTGCATTAATAAATCCTCAGGCTCTTTTTTGAGTATCACTTTTGTGCTGACAAAATAGGCGTAACCCTTCTTGATATGTTCCATGTCGATTTCTCCTGAATAGGTTTTTACATTCATCATGGCATTGTCCATATCCATTAATTTCTGGAAGCCGCTCGCAGGCAAATACATCTCCTTTATATCCTTTGCCTCCAATTCATGTTCCTTTTTATCTGCTGTCTCTATGGTAATTTCTTCAATGAGTCCTTTGCGGCGATCAATTTTATCCATTTCTCCTTCTAGTTTTGTGCCATCTTTCAAGGTGATGTAACATGGTTTATTTTTAGAAAATAAATCGAAAGCAGGGAGAAAATTTTGAGCTTGAAGATTTAGAATTGCACACCAGGTCAAACATAATAAAATTAGTTTTTTCATATTGTTAAATTATTAGACAACAGTAACGCTTTGCAAGCACTTAAAATTGTGTTGGCAAATTAAAATCGGGAATTCTAAGAATCCCCGACTTAATAGCTTGTTGATTTAATGAAACATGGGATCAATGTTTATTTTGGTCTTTTTGATTGTGGCTTAAATTCTCTTGTTTCTTCAATTTTAACACCCTTTGAATCATGCTTTGCTCTTAAGGTTTCTTTTTTATGATAAACTTCATAATTTTCATAACCCTTCCTAACTGCTTTCACCTCCCAATCAAAATTAAAATTTCCTTTTCCTCCTTTCAATTCTTTTACTCTGAATCCATTCGCATTTTTCTCCACTACTGCAATACCATAAGTATCCGAATATGCAGGTGTCAACTGTACGGTTAAAGATTGCGTGTTCACCACTTTTTTAAAATGATCTGAATAAGATACAAACGCTTCTCCATTGATCAATTCTCCACTGCCCCGCTCATAAGCCCCAGCTTCAGGTCCTTCCACACATGCATACCAAATTTCCTGACCACTTTCCACAGGATCATCCATTCGAAAACTTTTTACATCTCCAAACACAACTCCCTGACCAAATGTATTCAAATACATACCTGCAGATTCTCCACCTGCACCATCACCTATCCCCAAAAAAGGATAATTTGGACCAACACTACTGTAACCTGCATATACATTTAATTGGTTGGTGTTAGTGTTGCCGATATACATTTCCCCGGTAGAACTCGTACTTAGCAACTCAATCACCTCACGATTAGTTTTTGCAGAAGACAGACTGAAATAAGGTTGTGTCTGATCACTTACCAGAGAAGTCATATTAATTCTTTCCTTCCCAAATTTATCATACAGATGAATCCCACCTCCCCATGTTGCCGCATTGTTAAGAGAAACAATGGATTTACTTCCATTGTAGTACACGAGTGTACTGTCATTCACATCCACCCCTGCATACTCAAGCGGTGCGTCTTTGGTCTTGCGGTAAATTTCAAACTCATTGGCAAAAAGATGTGAACCGCGATCCGGGGAAGCCATGTCAAAATGGATTTCATAAGGGTTGAAAAATGATTTAATGGATTTATCCGTAGGATCATAATTCCAAAATTCCATTTCAGCATACGGACTTCCTATTTCAAAAGCATTGATTCCCATAAGATAACTGGCCCCACTGTTCATTGAAAATACTCCAGGATGCAAAATGGTTTTTGACTTCGTTGTTCCAATCAACTTACTCATGTTAATTCCAATAGGTGAGACATAGGTGCTGTCCGAACCTTTTGCTGTGATGAGTTGATTTTGTGTCAAATAACTAGCATTAGATGCATTTACTTTTTGGACATTTAAAGGATCTTCCAAAACTACTTCATTACCTGATTTTTTCCATACTGACGCACCACTTCCAGGACCTGCACTTAAAGGAAAATGCTTCCATTCACCTAAAGAAAAAACCAACACATCCCCGGAGTCAGGCGGCGTAGCACTTAATGGAAATCCATTCAATTTGACCACTTTTGGACCAGGATAGGTTCCCGACAAATCACCTGATGCCACACTGTTTACCAACAAATCATTGGCTGCATCTGCATCCACATTCGCAGGAACCCATTGACTTCCATTCCACAAAAGCGCCTGATTAATCATAGGTTGCACATCCTGAACCAAACGTCCCTGAAGTCCGGCCACCTTAGGCGCAGGAAGTGTCCCGGATAAATCCCCACTCATCAGACTGTTAATCGTAACATCGTTGGCTGGATCATTGTCCACATTAGCCGGAATCCATCCGGACCCATTCCAAACGAGAGCCTGATTTATTAATGGATTTATGTCCTGTATAGGCCTACCCTGCAAGGCTACTACTTTTGGTGCAGGCAAAGTACCGTTCAAATCTCCTCCAACGGCAGAGCCATTTTTCAAATCATCATTCGGATCCGGATCACCAATATTGGTAATTCTATTACCGGAAATCTGGATTCCTGGTCCCGCCTCAAGTTTTGTTTTTTCAGCATATAATGCATAAGGGACACTAAGGAAAGGAGAAACTCCTGAAAGTTCATAATTTATGCCCCCATTAGGATCAATTTCTGTTTTTAGAAAGTAACTTCCATTTGACCAATCGACCTGATCAAATCTTCCTGCCAGTGGGAAACCATATCCAATTAAAACATTTGCCAATCCAAACTCATTGGTTATGGTGCGGTGTTCTTCTGAATAAATCAGCACACCTGTTGCAGAACCTTTGAGAATTGAAAATCGAATGTTGACGTTTTTTCCATTCAATGGTTTGCCGGTATTGTCCCTGACGATGGTTTGAAAATTTAGTCCGTTGGGTGCCTGAGCCTTGCCAATGCTTGTCCAACCTAATATTATGAACACACAAAGTATTCCAAGCAATAAATTTTTATGTTTTAGAATTTTATTCATGATGATTATATTTCAATTTACTGTTCAATATTTACTTGTTTAATTTTTCCAATTGGCTTAACCTTAACTCCAAATTTTCCAATTGATTTAATTTACTCTTTAATTGTTCTATCTCTAGTTTTTGGGCATTAATTATTTGTTGTTGTTCTTGTACAGACTTAACCAAAGGCACCACGAATTCCGCGTAACGCAATCCGTAAAAATCATTTTCATTTTGAGGTCTGTCAACACCACTGAATTGAAAACCACACGCATCTGAGGCCTTTTGCACTTCCTGGGCAATGAATCCCGTTTGCCGCACTGGGTTGAATGAATTTGCTGCAGTAGAATTTTGATTGCGTAGAAAACTCTTTCTGTTTTCTGATTTAATTCCTTGAACCGTCTCGAGTTGATCGATATCCAACACATAACTTACTGGCCTTAATTTTAGAATAAAATCCAGACCAATTACATTTTCTACCACATCTTTTTTAAATCGTCCATCAGAAATATTTGTCCAGGATTTATAGCCACCTATGGAAACAGTTGTGGCGTCTCCTATACGTATCTGGTTACTTGCATTTACTCTGGAATCTGCTCCAATGGCTGTACTTTTAGATAGATTAATACTTCCATTGTTGGTTGAATTATGGCCTATATAGGTGCAGGATTCATTTAATGCACCTACTGACCCGGCTGAATTTCCGACGGCTGTGTTGTTATACCCATTTTTATTCTCATACAATGCATATGTACCCAATGCGGTATTGAACACTCCTTGATAATTATTTTTCATTGATTCTGCTCCAACTGAAGTATTGTTGATTCCGGTATAATTTTCCGAAAGCGAATTGCTTCCCACTGCAGTATTGTACGAACCGGATTCATTGGAAAATAATGCACCTAATCCCACCGCAGTGTTTACGTTTCCATTTATATTGCCAAACATGCTGGTGGATCCAATTGCAGTATTCCCAAATCCATCAAAGTTTGCACTTAAAGAATTTGTACCAATGGCTACATTAGTATACCCTGTTTCATTTGCAAATAAGGTATGATAACCTAATGCAGAATTGGAATGACCGGATGTATTGGAAAAAAGTGAACCCGCTCCACTTGCAACATTGTTGTTGCCGTTTATATTGGAATACAAGGCCAAAGTACCAAATGCAGAATTGCCTGATCCAACTGTATTAGTATATAAAGTTTTGGATCCGACTCCGACATTTTCAATCCCCTGATTTTCATTAAGTGACCCACTTCCGTTATTAAACAAAGATGAATCGCCTATTGCTACAATATTACTCCTGTTGTTGTAAAACATCGCTGCAGGACCAATGGCGACATTGCTTCCAATCTTATCACCAATTTCCAAAGCATGAGCACCGATGGCAACGTTACTCGACCCGGATCGGTTGTTATGCAAAGCACTTCTTCCCACAGCCACATTAAAGTTCCCATTTTCGTTAAAAAAACTTGACTCAAAGCCTATTGAAGTATTGTGTTTACCATTGACATTATACCACATTGCATAAGTACCCAATCCTGTATTGTGTGTTCCAATAGTATTATTCACACCGCTGAGTTGACCAATAAAAGTATTGAAAGATCCTTCTGTAGCATTTGATTTTGGAGTATTTTGTCCACCTGCGTCCTTTCCTAAAAATAAATTGCTGTTATTCCCTTCAATCTCCAACATAGTAGAACCAAAAGGATTTTCATGAATGCTAAGTTTCTCTATTCCCTTAACATCAAATCTTATGATATCCTCATTGGGATTTTTCTCTAATTGCACCTGAGTATTTCCATCCGCATCGTGAATTCTGCTTGCACTTGTCACTGGAAACCTTATGGTGTTTCCATTGCTGATGCTCAACTCCTGGGTTGAGGTATTAAAATTAAGCGTTTGTAATTCATTGGTATTACTCAAATCACCTGTATTGGTAATGATTTGATTATTTAGTTGAATACCATTGCCCGCTGAATAATTTGGAATAACACCGGAAGCCAAATCCTCCAACAAAATAGAACCATTTAATATTTTTGAGGAGCTGACAGAATTGTCACTCAGACCCAATGGTTTGGAGATGGTGCCATCTCCCGTCAATGTAGTATTCGTCACCACCACTTGTGCCCCCCAGTTATCTGCTGTTGTTGAGAGTGTAACTGATCCTCCACCTTTCGACAAATTCAATTGGTTATTGTTCAGGCTTAATATTTGGATTTCATTCATGGAGGAACTATCTTCTGCTGAAATCCGATTACCTTCTACCATTATCCCAGGTCCGGCATCCAGCTTTGTTTTTTCTGCATAAAGAGCATACGGCACACTCAGGAAAGGACTTATACTGGACAATTCATAATTGGAACCACCATTCGGGTCAATTTCAGTTTTTAAAAAGAAACCTCCATCCGCCCAATTAATTTGATTGAACCGCCCTAGTAAAGGAAAGCCATAACCAATCAAAACATTAGCTAAGCCAAATTCATTTACACTGGTTCGATGCTCTTCTGAATAAACAACTTCACCCGTAGTTGAATTTTTCAAAATAGAAAATTGAATATTAATATTTCTTTGGATAATGGGTTTTCCATCTTTATCCCTTACTATAGTCTGAAAATTTAATCCATACGGAACCTGAGTCCATCCGGATGAAAAAACAAAAAGAATCAGAATGAACGTCCTGAACACAAGTTGAAAAACACTCCATAATTTTATTTTCATGATCATTACTTGCTTTTAATTAACTGCGTACAAATTAACCCCTTGAATAAATCAACTGCTCAAAATCTATCCAAATTATGATGCAAAATCTAAGGGAATTATTTTTCGACAAAATCAACCTTTAAGATTAACCTTTGATAAAATTGTACTTCACTTTATGATCGGCCAGTTTCGAATAAACAAACATAAAATAAGCACCCGCGGATAAGTGATGAACCCTGACCTTATTATTGCTCAATCTACCTCCAAAAACCAAAACCCCATCCATGGAGTATATATCGTATCTTACTCCATCAGGCATTGCAGGATAAAAGTATAACTCACTCAGTGCCGGTACCGGATATAGATAGGATTTTTCAGACGAGCTCCCCTTAGTCCCAGTATTTATCAAGGGTTCTGGCTGAATTACCCCTCCTGTGGCAAAACCAACAGTCTTATTTCCAATAGTAACCGTTCCAATTTCTCCAACTGAGTAGTAGAACGAATAATTCGCCGACTTGACACCACCTCCTGCCGCATCTATTGATTGCTGAGACCAACAAAAGAAAACTGACCCGAACACGAATAGAACGAATAAAAATTGCTTTTTCATAGCTACTAAACTATCTTAAATTATTCGCAATTAGAATGATTTCTATCATCTGGCATTATGATTTAAAACAAGATTAGCTTTTATTTAAACCACAGTACATTTTGAAATTGTCTCTTGCCAAAGTACCTATAAATTCCAACCAATGAAAACTGCAAGGCCTTATAAGATTTTCTTCACTGCAATTACAAGATTTAATTATTTAATCTTGAGTACCAATTTTAACCATAGAAAGAAATAACTTTGCAAGACACAAAATGTGTACATGATAAAATCTAACTTAATCATTCCATCCAAGTTTTTAAAATTTCTTATTATATCGAGTCTGTTGGTCTGTCTTTTTTTCGCTTGTCATCAAAAAAAAGATATCTATTCTCCTAACAAAACCAATTTACCCATAAAGAACCCATATTTGATAATATTGGGGACAACTCAGGATGCCGGTTCACCGCAATCAGGTTGCAAAAAGGATTGCTGTAAAAATTTATATCTACATCCAGATCCCACCAGAAAGGTGGTGAGTTTGGGTTTAGTTGATCCTCTAAATGAAAAAAAATATTTATTTGAGGCGACTCCTGATTTTGCGAGTCAGCTTTGGAATCTGGAAAGCCTTGATAAGCATTCCAAAACGAATGTTCCAGATGGTATTTTTATAAGTCATGCACACATCGGTCATTATACAGGATTGATGTATCTGGGAAAAGAATCCATGAATTCAAAAAATGTATTGGTGTATGCCATGCCTCGCATGTCGCAATTTCTTCAGCGAAATGGACCTTGGGATCAATTGATCAAACAAGGAAATATTATGCTTCAAACGATGCAGAACAAAGAAAATATTGAGCTCAAAAAAGGATTGAACATTCAACCAATTCTTGTTCCTCATCGGGATGAATACTCAGAAACTGTTGGATTTACAATCTACGGACCAAATAAAAAAGCATTATTCATTCCAGACATTGACAAATGGCAAAAATGGGAAACGGATATTAAGAAACTGATTGTGCAAATGGACTATGTCTTTATTGATGGAACATTTTATGATGCAGCTGAAATAAACCATAGAAATATTGATGAAATCCCCCATCCTTTTATCGTTGAAACCATGAAACTATTTTCCGGTCTGAGCGCCATGGATAAAGCAAAAGTACACTTCATTCATTTTAACCACACCAATCCCGTACTTAATAATAACAGCAAAGAAGCCAAACAAGTATTGAAGAACGGATATAAGATTGCACAGTTTAATCAAATATTTGAATTATAAATACATTCCATGTTCCTCAATTTAATAAATAAACTAAAGGCTAAGGCAAGTTGTTGAAATAAGCAATATTCATGAAACGAATTAGATCTGTTACCAGCTAAACTCAAGTCAAAAAAATGAAAGTAGATCAAAACAAAAATATAGACTTTACTCAATTAAAAATAACCTCGAATGGTCCTCTATCCAAAGAATTCATCAAACTCAATTGCAATAATTTTCAAGAAGCATTTGCCTACATCAAAAAGCTACCCTATAAAAGAAACGAAAACAAATATCTCCCTCTCTCAGTATTGACAGAACAATGTGGAACCTGCAGCACCAAACATGCATGTTTAAAAATGTTGGCAGAGGAAAATGAATGGAATCACATTAAACTGTTGATAGGTGTATTCAATATGGATTTAAATTTTAACCATAAAGTAAATCAAATACTTTCCAGTAATGGACTCTCTCATATTCCGGAGGCTCATTGTTACCTTAAAATTGAAAACCAAATAATGGATTGCACTTTTACAAATGAGACAGGCGTTAAAATTGATATCACTCATGAAAAGGAAATCGCTGCGAGCCAATCCGGTGATCAAAAGGTAACATACCATAAATCCTATTTAAAAAAATGGTTAGAGCAACAACCAAACTTAAATTTAACACTGGAAGAAATATGGCACATCAGGGAACTTTGCATCGCAAGTCTGAGCAGCTAAAATGCTAAACCAAATCATGAATCAAATAAAAGCTCTAAAAGAACATTTACTGTCCCTGAATGGATGCAGTGCAGCTCCTCATTTTGAAAAAACTGCCTACCGGACTAAGAAAAGAATATTTGCCAGCCTGGATGAAGATAGGAATATCCTTTGTGTAAAACTCTCTCAAGTACAACAATCTGTATTCCTTGGATTGGCAGGCATTGAAAAAGCTCCCAATAAATGGGGAGATCAAGGTTGGACAAACATTCACATCTGTGAAGCAGGAATGGAAATAATACAGGAAATGTGCGCACTGGCCTATGCCGATGCACTTTGCTAATTTACAATAATCGGGCTCGTTTAAATATTTCATGGGCGCCACATTTGCATTTTAAAAGTCGTTCTTCTGATTTTGAAAATTAAAAAATTGCCTGGCATTTAAATGATTGTGTAATTTTATTCCAAAATTACACATGTATTCAGATCCACCAAATAATTGGCCAAAACCCTATTATGCTGTCATTTTTACCTCTAAAAGAACACCTGCAGATGAAGGCTATGGAATCATGGCAGACAAAATGGAGGCACTCGCATCTACCCAGGAGGGTTTTCTGGGAATAGAAAGTGCGCGATCGGAAATTGGCATTACAGTTTCTTATTGGAACAGTCTTGAGGCCATCAAATCATGGAAAAATAATGCGGATCATATGATGGCCCAGCGCATGGGTAAAAAAGTATGGTATGAATGGTATCATCTTAGAATCAGTAAAGTTGAGAGAGAATACTTCCATTACATGGACGTTCCAATTGATGAAATAAATTTACAGAAAGGATAATTATTTTGAAATGATAAATTTTGATTTTGAGACCGAATATATTCTAGAAAATAATGCTGTTCAATTAAGGCCGCTCAAGTTAATTGATATCGAAAATCTACTTCCATTCGCAATGCATGAGGCAGATCTTTGGGAATATTCCCTCGTCTCAGCTGCAGGTGAAGCTAATTTGAAAAATTATATTTCCTCTGCTCTCCAAAGCAGATCAGAAAGAAAAGAGTATCCTTTCATCATTTGGGATAAGCGCCTCAATCAATTTGCAGGGTCAACAAGATTCTATGACATCCAATCTTTTCATGAGACTTTGCAATTAGGCTACACCTGGTACGGAAAAAAATTCCAGGGAACCGGACTAAATAAGCATTGCAAATTTTTGTTATTGGAATTTGCCTTTGAGCAAATGAATTTTAAAAGAGTTGAATTTCGTGCAGACAATGATAATTTAAGAAGTATTGCTGCAATGAAATCCATTGGGTGTACCGTAGAAGGAGTCTTGCGATCCAATGTAGTTAAATCAGATGGCGGACGTAGGGACAGCATAGTACTCAGCATACTCAGAGAAGAATGGTTGGGGAATATTAAAAAAATGCTTGGCAAAAAATGTGAATGAAGTGGCCATGTAATGCTCACATTTATATTGCTCATTTAAATATAGAATAGATTACAAAAAAAAAGTACCATACTCATAACGTTTATGAGTATGGGTACTTTACTTCATTCAACTATCTAATCAACTATACCTTT is a window of Candidatus Vicinibacter affinis DNA encoding:
- a CDS encoding 2-oxoglutarate dehydrogenase E1 component; its protein translation is MKDYSFLANAHPAFLENLYLTWKSDPNSVEADWAQFFKGFELGRQENGISTSTSNGYEIGKELAIISLIHGFRNRGHLLSDTNPIRTRRDRKAHLSLQDYGLTDADLNHRSQAGQEVGMANAPLQDILERLKSIYCGKIGFEIAHIEDRERRMWLQNKLESFKVPVADYGLSLEQKKRILERLNGSVIFEKFLHTKYVGQKRFSLEGGECTIPALDTLINNGADLGVEEVVIGMAHRGRLNVLANIMGKTYDQIFSEFEGTAVPDLSFGSGDVKYHLGLSSQIQSPSGKLVQLKLAPNPSHLESVDPVVEGLSRAKADLLYQSDYDKILPILIHGDAAVAGQGIVYETLQMSQLEGFYTGGTIHFVINNQIGFTTDFDDARSSTYSTSVASLVQAPVFHVNGDDPEAVVYVSELAIAYRQEFNADVFIDMVCYRRHGHNEGDDPKFTQPAMYEIIQNHPNVRDLYISILSSRGEVEKKLAEEMERNFWNLLQERLDQVKQNPLPYSYQEPEMAWRALRKRVTASDFERNPITGISVEKFNFLLDKLLSTPDNFKVLPKVNRLIASWKKMTDQNQFDWATAELMAYASLLDEGKNVRLSGQDVKRGTFSHRHAVLFDEENNTEYNRLSSISDQQGKFFIYNSLLSEFAVLGFEYGYSLATPNHLVIWEAQFGDFANGAQVIFDQYIATAEVKWNRMSGLVLLLPHGYDGQGPEHSSGRLERYLQAAAELNIIVANVSTPANYFHLLRRQLNFDFRKPLIVMSPKSLFRHPKCISGQDEFLDNSCFKELIIPELKNRKVVRKLLLCSGQVFYDLNAYQLNNNIEDVVIVRIEQLYPFPEQQLKNLLNDFPKASCTWVQEEPANMGAANHIRTHWNFGHLNYVSRPASASTAVGYKKVHDAQLIELVEKAFN
- a CDS encoding tail fiber domain-containing protein, giving the protein MKIKLWSVFQLVFRTFILILFVFSSGWTQVPYGLNFQTIVRDKDGKPIIQRNINIQFSILKNSTTGEVVYSEEHRTSVNEFGLANVLIGYGFPLLGRFNQINWADGGFFLKTEIDPNGGSNYELSSISPFLSVPYALYAEKTKLDAGPGIMVEGNRISAEDSSSMNEIQILSLNNNQLNLSKGGGSVTLSTTADNWGAQVVVTNTTLTGDGTISKPLGLSDNSVSSSKILNGSILLEDLASGVIPNYSAGNGIQLNNQIITNTGDLSNTNELQTLNFNTSTQELSISNGNTIRFPVTSASRIHDADGNTQVQLEKNPNEDIIRFDVKGIEKLSIHENPFGSTMLEIEGNNSNLFLGKDAGGQNTPKSNATEGSFNTFIGQLSGVNNTIGTHNTGLGTYAMWYNVNGKHNTSIGFESSFFNENGNFNVAVGRSALHNNRSGSSNVAIGAHALEIGDKIGSNVAIGPAAMFYNNRSNIVAIGDSSLFNNGSGSLNENQGIENVGVGSKTLYTNTVGSGNSAFGTLALYSNINGNNNVASGAGSLFSNTSGHSNSALGYHTLFANETGYTNVAIGTNSLSANFDGFGNTAIGSTSMFGNINGNVNTAVGLGALFSNESGSYNTAVGSNSLSENYTGINNTSVGAESMKNNYQGVFNTALGTYALYENKNGYNNTAVGNSAGSVGALNESCTYIGHNSTNNGSINLSKSTAIGADSRVNASNQIRIGDATTVSIGGYKSWTNISDGRFKKDVVENVIGLDFILKLRPVSYVLDIDQLETVQGIKSENRKSFLRNQNSTAANSFNPVRQTGFIAQEVQKASDACGFQFSGVDRPQNENDFYGLRYAEFVVPLVKSVQEQQQIINAQKLEIEQLKSKLNQLENLELRLSQLEKLNK
- a CDS encoding T9SS type A sorting domain-containing protein; protein product: MKKQFLFVLFVFGSVFFCWSQQSIDAAGGGVKSANYSFYYSVGEIGTVTIGNKTVGFATGGVIQPEPLINTGTKGSSSEKSYLYPVPALSELYFYPAMPDGVRYDIYSMDGVLVFGGRLSNNKVRVHHLSAGAYFMFVYSKLADHKVKYNFIKG
- a CDS encoding MBL fold metallo-hydrolase — encoded protein: MIKSNLIIPSKFLKFLIISSLLVCLFFACHQKKDIYSPNKTNLPIKNPYLIILGTTQDAGSPQSGCKKDCCKNLYLHPDPTRKVVSLGLVDPLNEKKYLFEATPDFASQLWNLESLDKHSKTNVPDGIFISHAHIGHYTGLMYLGKESMNSKNVLVYAMPRMSQFLQRNGPWDQLIKQGNIMLQTMQNKENIELKKGLNIQPILVPHRDEYSETVGFTIYGPNKKALFIPDIDKWQKWETDIKKLIVQMDYVFIDGTFYDAAEINHRNIDEIPHPFIVETMKLFSGLSAMDKAKVHFIHFNHTNPVLNNNSKEAKQVLKNGYKIAQFNQIFEL
- a CDS encoding antibiotic biosynthesis monooxygenase produces the protein MYSDPPNNWPKPYYAVIFTSKRTPADEGYGIMADKMEALASTQEGFLGIESARSEIGITVSYWNSLEAIKSWKNNADHMMAQRMGKKVWYEWYHLRISKVEREYFHYMDVPIDEINLQKG
- a CDS encoding GNAT family N-acetyltransferase, whose protein sequence is MINFDFETEYILENNAVQLRPLKLIDIENLLPFAMHEADLWEYSLVSAAGEANLKNYISSALQSRSERKEYPFIIWDKRLNQFAGSTRFYDIQSFHETLQLGYTWYGKKFQGTGLNKHCKFLLLEFAFEQMNFKRVEFRADNDNLRSIAAMKSIGCTVEGVLRSNVVKSDGGRRDSIVLSILREEWLGNIKKMLGKKCE